In the Candidatus Eisenbacteria bacterium genome, one interval contains:
- a CDS encoding DUF3570 domain-containing protein, whose translation MTASSPNPDPAPASLLRTRLRTAACVLLASGMPAAAHAEGAASNTVEASVLVYAEQGRARVVEPAARISRLFANGHSLSLSLGFDTITGASPTGAVPTGSIQTTTSPSGQVTRLPAGMLPVSSFSDHRISADIGWQAPLGRLFTTSLGGHFSREKDYQSLGLNGTVSVELMNRLTTVTLGGGYNSDRVFPDGGTHAGLGDGAVISTQSNRKHLATRMLGISRILTRRWMMGLNITRSKDDGYLTEPYKVVSVVDGTTGETVGQLTEERPDTRDRSVLMASSVYHLATDVVYLSYRYYWDNWGVKSHTFDGRYRYELGDSTYLEPHARFYTQTRADFFTYGLVRGAPLPAYASGDIRLGPLRSVTVGATCGFRLPVTPGEWTVRAEYIRQFGDGHPASAIGAQRELDLFPAVNMGTLVVGYSFTF comes from the coding sequence TTGACCGCGTCGTCCCCGAACCCGGATCCGGCCCCGGCATCCCTGCTCCGCACCCGCCTTCGCACGGCCGCCTGCGTGCTGCTGGCCTCCGGCATGCCGGCCGCGGCGCACGCGGAGGGTGCGGCCTCCAACACGGTGGAGGCCTCGGTCCTGGTATACGCGGAACAGGGGCGCGCCCGGGTGGTCGAGCCCGCGGCCCGGATCTCGCGCCTGTTCGCCAACGGCCACTCCTTGTCCCTCTCGCTGGGCTTCGACACCATCACCGGCGCTTCCCCGACGGGCGCGGTGCCCACGGGCAGCATCCAGACCACCACGTCCCCGTCGGGGCAGGTGACCCGGCTGCCAGCGGGAATGCTGCCGGTGAGTTCGTTCAGCGACCATCGCATTTCCGCCGACATCGGCTGGCAGGCGCCCCTGGGACGGCTGTTCACCACCTCGCTGGGCGGGCATTTCTCCCGAGAGAAGGACTACCAGTCCCTGGGGCTCAACGGCACCGTGTCGGTGGAGCTGATGAACCGGCTCACCACGGTGACGCTGGGAGGCGGATACAACAGCGACCGGGTCTTCCCCGACGGGGGCACCCACGCGGGGCTCGGGGACGGCGCCGTGATCTCCACCCAGTCGAACCGGAAGCACCTCGCCACACGCATGCTGGGGATCTCGCGCATCCTCACGCGCCGGTGGATGATGGGGTTGAATATCACGCGCTCGAAGGACGACGGCTACCTCACCGAGCCCTACAAGGTGGTGAGCGTCGTTGACGGCACCACCGGCGAGACCGTCGGCCAGCTCACGGAGGAGCGGCCCGACACCCGGGACCGCTCGGTGCTGATGGCCAGCTCGGTGTACCACCTCGCCACCGACGTGGTGTACCTGTCATACCGCTACTACTGGGACAACTGGGGCGTGAAGTCGCACACCTTCGACGGCCGGTACCGCTACGAGCTGGGCGACAGTACCTACCTGGAGCCGCACGCACGCTTCTACACCCAGACCCGGGCGGACTTCTTCACCTACGGCCTGGTCCGGGGGGCGCCGCTGCCCGCCTACGCCAGCGGCGACATCCGGCTCGGGCCCCTGCGCAGCGTCACCGTGGGCGCCACCTGCGGCTTCCGCCTCCCGGTCACGCCGGGCGAGTGGACCGTGCGCGCCGAGTACATCCGCCAGTTCGGGGACGGCCACCCGGCCTCGGCGATCGGGGCGCAGCGTGAGCTGGACCTGTTCCCGGCGGTGAACATGGGCACCCTGGTCGTCGGTTATTCGTTCACCTTCTGA